One segment of Solanum stenotomum isolate F172 chromosome 1, ASM1918654v1, whole genome shotgun sequence DNA contains the following:
- the LOC125869202 gene encoding histone deacetylase 14, chloroplastic-like, with product MDQASEKGLIFIDGSGPTYATATTFQESLLAAGAGISLVDSVVAASRISKDPPVDFALIRSPGHHAVPKGAMGFCVFGNIAIAARYAQRMHGLKCVFIIDFDVHHGNGNNDAFYEDPDIFFLSTHQAGSYPGTGKIDQIGSGNGEGSTLTLPLPGGSGDTAMRTVFDEVIAPCAQRFKPDIILVSAGFDAHLLDPLASLQFTTGTYYMLASSIKQLAKDLCGGRCVFFLEGGYNLSSLSNSVAESFRAFLGDRSLASELDDPSYLHEEPLKKVKQIIEKVKHIHSF from the exons ACGTTCCAAGAGTCGTTATTGGCAGCTGGAGCTGGGATTTCCTTGGTTGATTCAGTG GTTGCAGCATCCAGAATAAGCAAAGATCCTCCTGTCGATTTTGCACTAATTCGATCTCCTGGTCACCATGCTGTTCCAAAGGGGGCCATGGGCTTTTGTGTGTTTGGAAATATTGCTATTGCTGCTCGTTATGCTCAAAGAATGCATGGattgaaatgtgtttttatcatagaCTTTGATGTTCATCATGGAAATGGAAACAATGATGCCTTCTACGAGGACCCagatatatttttcctttcaacTCACCAA GCTGGAAGTTATCCAGGGACTGGTAAGATAGATCAAATTGGAAGTGGAAATGGTGAAGGATCAACACTAACTCTCCCTTTACCTGGAGGATCAGGTGATACAGCAATGCGAACAGTTTTTGATGAAGTTATTGCACCATGTGCTCAAAGGTTCAAGCCAGATATAATCCTTGTTTCAGCTGG GTTTGATGCCCATCTGTTGGATCCACTTGCTAGCTTACAGTTCACAACAGGAACATATTACATGCTAGCCTCCAGCATTAAGCAACTTGCAAAAGATTTGTGTGGGGGACGTTGCGTGTTTTTCTTAGAAGGGGGATATAATCTCAGTTCTCTGTCAAATTCAGTTGCAGAATCATTTCGTGCTTTTCTTGGGGATCGGAGCTTGGCTTCAGAGCTAGATGATCCATCCTATTTGCACGAAGAACCATTGAAGAAGGTGAAGCAGATAATTGAAAAAGTGAAGCACATACATTCCTTTTGA